One region of Mucilaginibacter sp. 14171R-50 genomic DNA includes:
- a CDS encoding VCBS repeat-containing protein, with product MKPLKYLLLIVLPLFIFSCKKATMFEKISSSHSGIKFNNEIVENDTINPLDKLNIYNGGGVGIGDFNNDGLQDIYFVGNAVSNRLYINKGDFKFDDVTEKAGVGGKGGWGRGVAVVDINNDGLKDIYVCNTLLNDSVKRLNLLYINQGVDKNGVPVFKESSKEYGLDINIHSTMASFFDYDNDGDLDMYLTVNEAQSTDNTSSFRPILKDGSSRSTGRLYRNDYDPKLKHGVYTNVSKQAGILIEGYGHAASIVDINRDGWKDIYVTNDFLPSNILYINNHDGTFTDRTQEYFKHTATSAMGQDIQDINNDGLADVFELDMDPEDNYRKKMFMPGTAYQLYQNFDTYGYQYQYNHNTLQLNQGPRLGQNDSIGAPAFSEVAFLSGVAQTDWSWGPMITDFDNDGFRDIVVTNGYPRDVTDHDFIVFRNESYIIASKKQILQQIPIVKISNYAFRNNGRLQFEDVTKNWGIDIPSFSNGAAYADLDNDGAMDMIINNIDDEAFIYKNTSREKDKNDNHYLQIQFKGNPQNKDGIGAWADIYYDHGKHQVYENTPFRGYLSTIQDIAHFGLGKVANIDSVVIKWTNGKQQTLTNVKTDQLLKVDINNAKTPYNFNFLPVNSQSLFAEVTKSVGINYKHNDVDFSDFNVQKLLPHKLSEYAPAVAVGDVDGNGFDDMVVGGTSKYPAQLFLQQASGKFIQRNLLTTTQQPADKYKDEGLLLFDADGDGDLDLYVASGGYEAEPNSKQYQDRVYANDGKGNFALQADALPANFTSKLCVKAVDYNKDGTLDLFVSGRVDPWNYPKPVSSFILRNESKKGHIKFSDVTSTVAKGLKNLGLVCDASFTDYDNDGWPDLVITGEWMPVTFMKNDHGIFKNETPNTGIANKFGWWNTITGGDFDHDGDIDYIVGNTGLNTFYKGTDEYPAYITAKDFDNNDSYDAIPSLFLKDKQGVMKEFPAHTRDDIVKQIISMRVKFQNYKSYAVATMDSVITPDMRKGAVRLKANELRSCYMRNDGHGKFTMIPLPIEAQMSQLAGIIVDDFDGDGNLDVVLNGNDYGTEVSTGRYDAFNGLLLKGDGKGGFKPLSIMQSGIYIPGDGKALVKLRSAKGNYLLAATQYKDALKVFELKKPVTTVSLQPLDMFAIIKYKNGKTAKQEFYNGGSFLSQSGRFFNIDSSMASVSITDNAGHTRNIPLK from the coding sequence ATGAAACCCCTTAAATACCTGCTGTTGATCGTTCTGCCGCTTTTTATATTCTCATGTAAAAAGGCCACCATGTTCGAAAAAATATCCTCTTCGCACTCGGGGATAAAATTCAATAACGAAATAGTAGAAAACGACACCATTAACCCGCTTGATAAGCTTAATATTTATAATGGTGGTGGGGTTGGCATAGGCGATTTTAACAACGATGGATTGCAGGATATTTATTTTGTTGGTAATGCCGTATCAAACCGGCTTTATATAAATAAAGGCGATTTTAAATTTGATGATGTAACCGAAAAAGCCGGTGTTGGCGGCAAGGGCGGTTGGGGCCGTGGCGTAGCTGTAGTTGATATTAATAATGACGGATTAAAGGATATCTACGTTTGCAACACTTTGCTTAACGATTCGGTTAAGCGGTTAAACCTGCTTTACATAAACCAGGGTGTTGATAAAAATGGCGTACCGGTTTTTAAAGAATCGTCAAAAGAATACGGCCTTGATATAAATATACACTCTACCATGGCATCGTTTTTTGATTACGATAACGATGGCGACCTGGATATGTACCTTACCGTTAACGAGGCACAATCAACCGATAATACAAGTTCCTTCAGGCCGATTCTGAAGGATGGATCAAGCCGCAGTACAGGCAGGCTTTATCGCAACGATTACGACCCCAAATTAAAGCACGGTGTTTATACAAATGTATCAAAACAGGCCGGCATACTCATAGAGGGTTACGGCCACGCCGCCAGTATTGTAGATATAAATCGCGACGGCTGGAAAGACATTTACGTCACTAACGATTTTTTACCAAGCAATATCCTGTATATCAATAATCACGACGGTACGTTTACAGATCGTACCCAGGAATATTTTAAACATACCGCAACCAGCGCAATGGGTCAGGATATACAGGATATTAATAACGATGGCCTGGCGGACGTTTTCGAACTGGATATGGACCCCGAAGATAACTACCGCAAAAAGATGTTTATGCCCGGTACCGCATATCAGTTATATCAAAATTTCGACACTTACGGATATCAATACCAATATAATCATAATACCTTGCAGCTAAACCAGGGCCCGCGTTTGGGTCAGAACGATTCGATTGGCGCCCCGGCATTTAGCGAAGTTGCCTTTTTAAGCGGGGTAGCCCAAACCGACTGGAGCTGGGGGCCTATGATAACCGATTTTGATAACGATGGCTTCAGGGATATTGTAGTAACCAACGGTTACCCGCGCGATGTTACAGACCATGATTTTATTGTTTTCAGGAACGAATCTTATATTATAGCAAGCAAAAAACAGATACTGCAGCAAATACCTATCGTTAAAATATCAAACTATGCCTTCAGAAATAACGGCAGGCTGCAATTTGAAGATGTCACTAAAAACTGGGGGATAGATATCCCTTCATTTTCTAATGGTGCCGCCTATGCGGATCTGGACAACGATGGCGCCATGGATATGATCATTAATAATATTGATGATGAAGCTTTTATTTATAAAAACACCTCCCGCGAAAAGGATAAAAACGATAATCATTATCTGCAGATACAGTTTAAGGGCAATCCCCAAAACAAGGATGGGATAGGCGCCTGGGCCGACATCTATTACGACCACGGTAAACATCAGGTGTATGAGAATACCCCCTTCCGCGGTTATTTGTCAACTATTCAGGATATCGCGCATTTCGGGTTGGGGAAGGTCGCTAATATCGATTCTGTTGTCATAAAATGGACAAACGGTAAACAGCAAACCCTGACAAACGTAAAAACTGACCAGTTGCTTAAAGTTGACATCAACAATGCTAAAACGCCGTATAATTTCAACTTTTTACCCGTTAACAGCCAGTCGCTGTTTGCCGAGGTAACCAAGTCGGTAGGTATAAACTATAAACACAACGATGTCGATTTTTCGGATTTTAATGTACAAAAGCTATTGCCGCATAAATTATCGGAGTATGCGCCGGCAGTTGCCGTAGGCGATGTAGACGGCAACGGGTTTGATGATATGGTTGTGGGCGGTACTTCAAAGTACCCGGCCCAGCTTTTTTTACAGCAGGCAAGTGGTAAATTTATTCAGCGTAACCTGTTAACAACCACACAGCAGCCCGCAGATAAGTATAAGGATGAAGGATTGTTATTATTTGATGCCGACGGCGACGGCGACCTTGACCTGTATGTGGCGAGCGGCGGATACGAAGCCGAACCAAACTCAAAGCAATATCAGGACAGGGTATATGCAAACGATGGTAAGGGCAACTTTGCATTGCAGGCCGATGCCTTACCCGCCAATTTTACAAGTAAATTATGCGTAAAAGCAGTTGATTATAATAAAGACGGAACGCTTGACCTGTTTGTATCGGGCAGGGTAGACCCATGGAACTATCCTAAGCCCGTGTCCAGTTTTATCTTACGTAATGAAAGCAAAAAAGGTCATATTAAATTTTCAGATGTAACATCAACGGTTGCTAAAGGGTTAAAAAATTTAGGCCTGGTATGCGATGCATCCTTCACAGATTATGATAACGATGGCTGGCCCGACCTGGTTATAACAGGCGAATGGATGCCGGTTACCTTTATGAAAAACGACCACGGCATATTTAAAAACGAAACCCCTAACACTGGTATTGCAAATAAATTTGGCTGGTGGAATACGATAACCGGCGGCGATTTTGACCATGACGGAGATATCGATTATATAGTTGGTAACACCGGTTTGAATACATTTTACAAGGGGACCGATGAATATCCGGCATACATTACCGCCAAAGATTTTGATAACAACGATAGCTATGACGCCATACCCTCGCTGTTCCTGAAAGACAAGCAAGGGGTGATGAAAGAATTTCCGGCGCATACCCGCGATGATATCGTGAAGCAGATCATTAGCATGAGGGTGAAATTTCAAAATTATAAATCGTACGCTGTAGCTACGATGGATAGCGTAATTACCCCCGACATGCGTAAAGGCGCTGTAAGGTTAAAAGCAAATGAACTGCGGTCGTGCTATATGCGTAATGACGGGCATGGTAAGTTTACCATGATACCATTGCCGATCGAAGCGCAAATGTCGCAGCTTGCAGGGATAATTGTTGATGATTTTGATGGTGACGGCAACCTTGATGTAGTCCTTAACGGTAACGATTATGGTACCGAGGTTAGCACCGGCCGGTATGATGCCTTTAACGGTTTATTATTAAAAGGTGATGGTAAAGGTGGGTTTAAGCCTTTAAGCATTATGCAAAGCGGTATTTACATACCCGGCGATGGTAAAGCGCTGGTAAAATTACGAAGCGCGAAGGGTAATTACTTATTGGCTGCCACACAGTATAAGGACGCTTTAAAAGTTTTTGAATTAAAAAAGCCGGTAACTACGGTTAGTTTGCAGCCATTGGATATGTTTGCTATTATTAAATACAAAAACGGCAAAACTGCTAAGCAGGAATTCTATAACGGCGGATCGTTTCTGTCGCAATCTGGCCGTTTCTTTAACATAGATTCATCAATGGCGTCTGTTAGCATAACAGATAACGCCGGCCATACCCGAAATATACCTTTAAAATAA
- a CDS encoding vanadium-dependent haloperoxidase, with translation MRYFKVFIAAIFCLLAVSCRQKPKIARISDAEVLHQNVDELTQVIIYDVFSPPVASRIYGYTTLAAYEAMRFEDPKYASIAAQLKGFKNLPQPQKGVKYNYALAATKAFFTVAHKVTFSVDTLKRYENKVFAMYQDNLDDSVYARSVAFGEKVGAAILARSKFDNYAKTRGKPRFLGSSDNGKWRPTAPDYLDGVEFCWGTMETFVVKSSTDFALPPPPPFSEDKNSEYYKQNVEVYEQSKKLTPEQITIARFWDDNPFVIQHNGHMMFVNKKITPGGHWIGITAIACKKTKANAVKTAQAYALTSIALYDAFICGWQVKYTTEYIRPVTVINDKMDPKWLPLLQTPPFPEYPSGHSDISGAAAVVLTHLFGDNFEYDDTSDLRYIGMQRHFKSFLKASDETSISRFYGGIHYKNSVDQGAIQGRKIGEFIWNTLKLQN, from the coding sequence ATGAGATACTTTAAAGTTTTTATTGCAGCCATATTTTGCCTGTTGGCAGTAAGCTGCAGGCAAAAACCAAAGATAGCCCGCATAAGTGATGCCGAGGTTTTGCACCAAAACGTTGACGAGTTAACACAGGTTATAATCTACGATGTGTTTAGTCCGCCGGTGGCCAGCCGTATATATGGTTATACTACGCTTGCCGCGTACGAGGCAATGCGTTTTGAAGATCCAAAATATGCTTCCATTGCTGCCCAGCTCAAAGGCTTTAAAAATTTACCGCAGCCACAAAAAGGCGTAAAGTATAATTATGCGCTGGCCGCAACAAAAGCCTTTTTTACCGTTGCGCATAAGGTTACCTTTTCGGTAGATACCTTAAAGCGGTATGAGAATAAAGTTTTTGCCATGTACCAGGATAACCTGGACGACTCGGTTTATGCCCGTTCTGTTGCCTTTGGCGAAAAGGTTGGCGCCGCTATACTGGCACGATCTAAATTTGACAATTATGCCAAAACAAGGGGCAAACCCAGGTTCTTGGGTAGCAGCGATAATGGTAAGTGGCGCCCAACCGCGCCCGATTACCTGGACGGGGTAGAATTTTGCTGGGGCACAATGGAAACCTTTGTTGTAAAATCATCAACAGATTTTGCCTTGCCGCCGCCACCACCATTTAGCGAAGACAAAAACAGCGAATACTATAAGCAAAACGTAGAGGTTTACGAGCAAAGCAAAAAGCTTACGCCCGAACAGATAACCATAGCCAGGTTTTGGGATGATAACCCTTTTGTAATACAGCATAATGGGCACATGATGTTTGTGAACAAGAAGATTACGCCGGGCGGCCATTGGATAGGTATCACGGCTATCGCCTGTAAAAAAACCAAGGCTAATGCCGTTAAAACCGCGCAGGCCTACGCTTTAACCTCAATTGCCTTATACGATGCCTTTATATGCGGCTGGCAGGTTAAATACACTACAGAATACATACGGCCTGTTACCGTTATAAACGATAAAATGGACCCTAAATGGCTGCCGCTTCTGCAAACACCGCCGTTCCCCGAGTACCCAAGCGGTCATAGCGATATAAGCGGAGCAGCCGCGGTAGTGCTAACCCATTTATTTGGAGATAACTTCGAATATGACGATACCAGCGACCTGCGCTACATTGGCATGCAGCGTCATTTCAAATCTTTTTTAAAAGCATCAGACGAGACCTCTATCAGCAGGTTTTATGGCGGCATACACTATAAGAACAGCGTTGACCAGGGCGCTATACAGGGCCGTAAAATAGGCGAATTCATTTGGAATACGTTAAAGCTACAGAACTAA
- a CDS encoding VCBS repeat-containing protein, protein MKLKHTFLFTSVIFSGVALLSLSTVLDGCKSKTDSPYKLTGDTIADGKYLVEKHCTKCHALVPANTLTKDVWRMHVLPGMAKYLGISTYGPDFFKDPKDTGGISIVNWQAIVDYYKKLAPDTLLPAKRPVAFVNDWAGFTLKKPARANNICFTTMVAASPATGKIYTSDVMSAQLTEWDGQFTSTKVADMPSPAVDASFVKDERGIDKAIISCIGRMDLVDFPNGRVFNVNLSGGKQAPEQIALDLPRPVQTVSADFDKDGKMETVICGQGNLKGGVFLLKQGADKAYKQFTISERPGAVQAVAQDFNNDGYPDIMVLFGSGDEGLTLFLNDKKGGFTDRELLRFPPVYGSTSFQLADIDHDGNLDLLYTCGYNFRDSRILKPYHGLYIYKNTGDLNFKQTWFYPINGATKAIAADFDKDGDLDIATIAFFADMKNNPAEEFIYFEQERPMQFKPHAVPVSKYGRWMTMDVSDLNKDGKPDIILGNYASGFLFQPNFSPSWDERQPFIVLENHIKE, encoded by the coding sequence ATGAAATTAAAGCATACCTTTTTATTTACTTCTGTTATATTTTCGGGGGTTGCGTTATTATCATTAAGTACCGTGCTGGACGGTTGCAAAAGCAAAACAGACAGCCCTTACAAGCTTACCGGTGATACTATAGCCGATGGTAAGTACCTGGTAGAAAAACATTGCACAAAATGCCACGCGCTGGTTCCTGCTAATACCCTTACAAAGGATGTGTGGCGGATGCACGTACTCCCCGGGATGGCCAAATACTTAGGTATATCTACCTATGGCCCCGATTTTTTTAAGGATCCCAAGGATACCGGCGGGATATCAATAGTAAACTGGCAGGCCATTGTTGATTATTATAAGAAACTGGCCCCTGATACCCTGCTACCGGCTAAACGGCCAGTTGCCTTTGTTAACGATTGGGCCGGCTTCACCCTGAAAAAGCCCGCGAGGGCCAATAATATATGCTTTACCACTATGGTAGCCGCCAGCCCGGCAACCGGTAAAATTTATACCAGCGACGTTATGTCAGCACAGTTAACAGAGTGGGATGGACAGTTTACATCCACAAAAGTTGCCGATATGCCGTCGCCCGCCGTTGATGCCAGTTTTGTTAAGGATGAACGTGGTATTGATAAAGCCATAATTTCGTGCATTGGGCGCATGGACCTTGTTGATTTCCCTAACGGGAGAGTGTTTAATGTAAACTTATCAGGTGGTAAACAAGCGCCCGAACAAATTGCGTTAGACCTGCCGCGCCCTGTACAAACCGTTAGCGCCGATTTTGACAAGGACGGTAAAATGGAAACGGTGATATGCGGCCAGGGAAATCTTAAAGGAGGTGTTTTTCTGCTTAAACAAGGGGCGGATAAAGCTTACAAACAATTCACCATATCTGAACGGCCAGGCGCGGTGCAGGCAGTGGCTCAGGACTTCAATAACGACGGCTACCCGGATATAATGGTGCTGTTTGGCAGCGGCGACGAAGGGTTGACCTTGTTTTTAAACGATAAAAAGGGGGGCTTTACCGACAGGGAACTGCTGCGTTTCCCGCCGGTGTACGGTTCAACCAGCTTTCAGTTGGCTGATATCGACCACGATGGGAACCTTGACCTTTTATATACCTGTGGTTATAATTTCCGCGATTCCAGGATCCTGAAACCATACCATGGCCTGTATATTTACAAGAACACCGGCGATCTTAACTTTAAGCAAACCTGGTTTTACCCTATCAATGGCGCTACAAAAGCCATAGCTGCTGATTTTGATAAAGACGGCGATCTGGATATTGCCACCATCGCTTTCTTTGCCGATATGAAGAATAACCCTGCCGAAGAATTTATATATTTTGAGCAGGAGAGGCCTATGCAGTTTAAACCACATGCTGTGCCGGTGAGCAAGTACGGCCGCTGGATGACAATGGATGTAAGCGACCTTAACAAAGACGGCAAGCCCGATATTATATTGGGCAATTACGCCAGCGGGTTTTTATTCCAGCCGAATTTCTCGCCCTCATGGGACGAGCGCCAGCCGTTTATTGTGTTGGAGAATCATATAAAAGAGTAG
- a CDS encoding ABC transporter permease, which translates to MFKNLFKTAWRNVLRNKSYTFINIVGLGSGISVCLVIFVLIQFHVSFDNFHTKKDRIYRMLTEYHHADSKDIFYGAGIARGIPQTLKTDIPELEAYAPIFHGYNEQIQVLNAAGQIEKKFKEDGVFATTPSFFKIFDFPLLLGDANTALSNPNSVLLTKETAERYFGDWRQAMGKTIRWANKEVLKVTGIMAPIPRNTDFQFKVLFSLGTGRTAGMLTSNDYDSTGGFYGCYVLAPAGMTGAQLTGKLQALMKKYRSPENKDSEVAQPLSEVHFDSKVDNYSNIAITRQMINMLWMIGAFILIIACVNFVNLATAQAVNRAKEVGIRKVLGGNRSQLQTQFLTETFVIVLISLALSAGISVLAIPMIGKIMELPLQADMLLQVKVAAFTLVLVVVVTLIAGFYPSMVLSGFNPINALKSKLAFKTPKGISLRHALVVFQFVIAQGLIICTIIIVKQMNYFTHESMGFEKDAIVNVHFPSDSASITKLDYLTNKLRGINGVQQVSLSSDLPAGEDDNWTMFTYDNAIKQVDFYSIIQMADEQYVPTYKLKLVAGRNVAASDTVREFLVNEAVIQKLGLKKPEDALNKQIALGTFAKGKIVGVLKNFHNRSFKDEYAPMLITTLKNRYGVSNIKLSSANMSASIKGIEKLWNEVYPDYAFEYKFMDERIAAYYKQESQLSKIYQSFAAIAILLSCLGLYGLASFMAVQRIKEVGIRKVLGSSISAIVYLFSKEFVVLIGIGFAVAAPITWYLMNKWLQDYTYRINIHWGIFVLAGIIAVGIALATVSYQLIKAALVNPVKSLRSE; encoded by the coding sequence ATGTTTAAAAATCTATTTAAAACAGCATGGCGCAATGTGTTGCGTAACAAATCGTATACGTTTATAAATATCGTTGGTCTTGGCTCGGGCATATCTGTTTGCCTGGTCATTTTTGTACTGATACAGTTCCATGTAAGCTTTGATAATTTTCATACCAAAAAGGATAGGATATACCGGATGTTGACGGAGTATCACCATGCCGATTCGAAAGACATTTTTTACGGAGCAGGAATAGCGCGCGGCATACCGCAAACCCTGAAAACAGATATACCCGAACTTGAAGCTTACGCTCCTATATTTCACGGTTATAACGAGCAGATACAGGTATTAAATGCTGCCGGGCAAATTGAAAAGAAGTTTAAAGAGGACGGGGTGTTTGCCACTACGCCATCCTTTTTTAAGATATTCGATTTTCCGCTGCTGTTGGGCGATGCTAATACAGCACTAAGCAACCCAAATTCGGTATTATTAACAAAAGAAACCGCCGAAAGATACTTTGGCGACTGGCGGCAGGCAATGGGTAAAACCATACGCTGGGCTAATAAGGAAGTTTTGAAAGTAACAGGTATTATGGCGCCTATTCCCAGGAATACCGATTTTCAGTTTAAGGTGCTGTTTTCGTTAGGCACCGGCCGCACCGCCGGTATGCTTACATCAAACGATTATGACAGCACCGGCGGATTTTATGGCTGCTATGTATTGGCCCCCGCCGGCATGACAGGCGCCCAGCTAACCGGCAAGCTGCAAGCGCTGATGAAAAAATACCGCTCGCCCGAAAATAAAGACAGCGAAGTGGCCCAGCCATTAAGTGAAGTGCACTTTGATAGTAAGGTTGATAATTACTCCAATATTGCTATCACTCGGCAAATGATAAATATGCTCTGGATGATAGGGGCGTTCATACTGATAATTGCCTGTGTAAACTTTGTTAACCTGGCTACCGCCCAGGCGGTAAACCGGGCCAAAGAGGTAGGTATACGCAAGGTGCTTGGTGGTAACCGCAGCCAGCTGCAAACCCAGTTTTTAACCGAAACTTTTGTTATCGTGCTTATATCGCTTGCACTAAGCGCGGGTATAAGCGTGCTTGCCATACCAATGATTGGTAAAATAATGGAGCTGCCATTACAGGCTGATATGTTATTACAGGTAAAAGTGGCGGCGTTTACCCTGGTGCTTGTTGTAGTGGTAACCTTAATAGCCGGTTTTTATCCATCTATGGTATTATCGGGCTTTAACCCCATAAATGCTTTAAAAAGCAAGCTGGCATTTAAAACGCCTAAAGGCATATCCTTAAGGCACGCGCTTGTTGTGTTCCAGTTCGTAATAGCGCAGGGGCTTATCATTTGTACCATCATCATTGTGAAGCAAATGAACTATTTTACACATGAAAGCATGGGTTTTGAAAAGGATGCGATTGTAAACGTTCATTTTCCGTCAGATAGCGCATCCATCACCAAACTCGATTATCTAACAAATAAACTTAGGGGCATCAACGGTGTACAGCAGGTGAGCCTAAGCTCGGACCTGCCGGCAGGCGAGGATGATAACTGGACGATGTTTACTTATGACAACGCCATTAAACAGGTTGATTTTTACTCTATTATTCAAATGGCCGACGAGCAATACGTGCCAACATATAAGTTAAAGCTTGTGGCAGGGCGAAACGTTGCGGCTTCGGATACCGTAAGGGAGTTTTTAGTGAACGAGGCGGTTATTCAAAAGCTGGGCCTTAAAAAACCCGAAGACGCCCTAAACAAGCAAATAGCCTTAGGCACATTTGCAAAAGGGAAGATAGTAGGGGTTTTGAAGAACTTTCATAACCGGTCGTTTAAGGACGAGTACGCGCCTATGCTGATCACCACCTTAAAAAATCGATACGGGGTTAGCAATATCAAGCTATCATCGGCCAATATGAGCGCTTCTATAAAGGGCATTGAAAAGTTGTGGAATGAAGTTTACCCCGATTACGCCTTTGAATATAAATTTATGGACGAACGCATAGCGGCATATTACAAACAGGAGAGCCAGCTGTCAAAAATATATCAAAGCTTTGCCGCCATTGCTATTTTGCTAAGCTGCCTTGGGCTATACGGGCTGGCATCGTTTATGGCTGTTCAGCGTATAAAGGAAGTGGGTATACGCAAGGTTTTAGGATCATCAATATCGGCTATAGTATACCTGTTCTCTAAAGAGTTTGTTGTGTTAATTGGGATAGGCTTTGCCGTAGCCGCGCCAATAACCTGGTATTTAATGAATAAATGGCTGCAGGATTATACATATCGCATTAATATTCATTGGGGGATATTTGTATTGGCAGGGATAATAGCTGTAGGTATAGCTTTAGCTACCGTTAGTTACCAACTAATAAAAGCCGCGCTGGTTAACCCGGTTAAAAGTTTGAGAAGCGAATAA
- the bla gene encoding subclass B1 metallo-beta-lactamase — protein MKYFFTTLFLLIAVMAFSQQHPVKKISISHLIKNFYVCVSYGYPDGDKPFPANCLFAVTDKGIILINTPWGDEQTQQLVDSVKRRFNKKIVVCIATHFHDDCVGGFDVLKKQGTKTYTSKQTYALAKKENNELPQYTFTRDTTFTIDGLTLQTWFPGEGHTRDNIVVWFPKDKILFGGCLVKSLEATTKGFTGDANLEQWPLTIDNVGRKFAEAHYVIPGHQGWQGSTKQLRHTQQIIGKQ, from the coding sequence ATGAAATACTTTTTCACAACCCTTTTTTTGTTGATCGCTGTTATGGCGTTTAGCCAGCAACATCCTGTTAAAAAGATCAGCATTTCGCATCTCATTAAAAACTTTTATGTGTGCGTATCATACGGCTACCCTGATGGTGACAAGCCCTTCCCGGCCAATTGTTTATTCGCGGTTACCGATAAGGGTATAATCCTGATCAATACCCCTTGGGGTGATGAACAAACGCAGCAGCTAGTAGATAGCGTTAAACGGCGTTTTAACAAAAAGATAGTTGTATGCATTGCCACTCATTTCCATGACGATTGTGTAGGCGGTTTTGATGTACTGAAAAAGCAGGGTACTAAAACCTACACCAGCAAACAAACTTACGCGCTTGCTAAAAAAGAAAACAACGAACTGCCGCAGTACACCTTTACCCGCGATACCACCTTTACCATTGATGGCCTAACCCTGCAAACCTGGTTCCCGGGCGAGGGGCATACGCGGGATAATATTGTAGTATGGTTCCCGAAGGATAAGATCCTGTTTGGTGGCTGCCTGGTTAAAAGTTTAGAGGCCACTACAAAAGGCTTTACCGGCGATGCCAACCTTGAGCAATGGCCCCTAACTATCGATAATGTTGGCCGCAAATTCGCTGAGGCGCATTATGTTATACCCGGCCACCAGGGGTGGCAGGGCAGCACAAAACAATTAAGGCACACGCAGCAGATCATTGGTAAGCAATAA
- a CDS encoding ferritin yields the protein MKDLIRVRSLISADVEMLLNQQVKKEAYSSAVYLSMASWCNRNGFDYSSEYFFKQAEEERQHQLKFYKYILDMGGNAISPEITGIKQEYNSFREVFEEALDQEISVTQSIKNIYARCLKEQDFVTNEFLNWFLKEQREEEYKARRALELFDVIGEEGTGRWQIDKHVGDIKYDSEA from the coding sequence ATGAAAGATCTTATCCGCGTACGAAGCCTTATTTCTGCAGATGTAGAAATGCTTTTAAACCAGCAAGTTAAAAAGGAAGCTTATTCATCGGCTGTTTACCTGTCAATGGCATCGTGGTGTAACCGCAATGGGTTCGACTACTCGTCTGAATATTTTTTTAAACAGGCCGAAGAAGAACGACAGCATCAGCTTAAATTTTACAAATACATACTGGATATGGGCGGTAATGCTATATCTCCCGAGATAACCGGCATCAAGCAAGAATATAATTCGTTCCGCGAGGTGTTTGAAGAAGCCCTTGACCAGGAGATCAGCGTTACGCAATCTATAAAAAACATTTACGCCCGTTGCTTAAAAGAGCAGGATTTTGTAACAAACGAGTTTTTGAACTGGTTTCTGAAAGAGCAGCGCGAAGAAGAGTATAAAGCCCGCCGTGCTTTAGAGTTGTTTGATGTTATTGGCGAAGAAGGCACCGGCAGGTGGCAGATTGATAAACACGTGGGCGACATAAAGTACGATAGCGAGGCCTAA
- a CDS encoding (2Fe-2S) ferredoxin domain-containing protein, translated as MGKFTVPDKVLFVCTGSKCGKRGGKDMYKTARKFAKHSDQDIEVIRIECTDRCDYAPVCTMSPGNIWLKEYSEKDVLKLLLAKD; from the coding sequence ATGGGAAAATTCACTGTACCGGATAAAGTGCTGTTTGTGTGTACAGGCAGTAAGTGCGGTAAACGGGGCGGCAAGGATATGTATAAAACGGCCCGTAAGTTTGCCAAACACAGTGACCAGGATATTGAAGTGATACGTATAGAATGTACAGACCGGTGTGATTACGCACCGGTCTGTACGATGTCTCCCGGCAATATCTGGTTAAAAGAATATTCGGAGAAGGATGTTTTAAAGCTTTTATTAGCTAAAGATTAG
- a CDS encoding VOC family protein, with protein MRSIEVISIPVTDQQAAKEFYLKFGFNLMIEAPFQGGANWIQLGLPGGGTSITLVNWFPDLKPGSIQGFVIKCDDLDGTINELAAKGIKVGNADKTPWGRFATVKDPDGNAWSLHGE; from the coding sequence ATGAGATCGATCGAAGTTATTTCTATCCCGGTAACCGACCAGCAGGCCGCTAAAGAATTCTACCTCAAATTTGGGTTCAACTTAATGATCGAGGCGCCCTTTCAGGGCGGTGCAAACTGGATCCAGCTGGGCCTGCCCGGTGGCGGCACATCCATTACGCTGGTAAACTGGTTCCCCGATTTAAAGCCCGGCAGTATACAAGGCTTTGTGATCAAATGCGACGACCTGGATGGAACCATCAACGAACTTGCCGCCAAAGGAATTAAAGTGGGTAACGCCGACAAAACACCATGGGGACGTTTTGCTACCGTAAAAGACCCTGATGGTAATGCCTGGAGCTTGCATGGGGAGTAA